A single Lolium perenne isolate Kyuss_39 chromosome 6, Kyuss_2.0, whole genome shotgun sequence DNA region contains:
- the LOC127305888 gene encoding UPF0481 protein At3g47200 — protein MAAGGGSKRTWVVDVEKTLKEADKSVEVSRWERHCIYRVPACIKDIKSKAYQPQVVSLGPFHHGDPNLLPMEEHKRRALRHLLRRARRPLDDFVAAVEDDAEQLESAYMDLGVEWRAGIGSGGRERFLEMMIVDGCFLLEVMRTAAGKNVHDYASNDPIFSSHGILYMVPYIRRDMLMLENQLPLLVLQKLNAVETGKPPNDDFVNRMVLRFLAPSSRPLQSGIGLGLHPLDVFRRSMLYGEYQKIPNSRDTQDNDIIRSAVELYEAGIGFKTSKSSSLHDIRFRHGVLSMPTVPVDDSTEYMFLNMMAFERLHVGAGNDVTAYVFFMDNIIDSAKDVALLSSKGIIQNAVGSDKAVAKLFNSISRDVVLEQDSALDAVQRQVNGYFRQPWNMWRANLIHTYFRSPWAFLSLAAAVFLLVMTIMQTVYTVMPYYRPADSNPPSAPSPM, from the exons atggcggcgggcggcggcagcAAGAGGACGTGGGTGGTGGACGTGGAGAAGACGCTCAAGGAAGCCGATAAGTCGGTGGAGGTGTCGCGGTGGGAACGGCACTGCATCTATCGCGTGCCGGCGTGCATCAAGGACATCAAGAGCAAGGCCTACCAGCCGCAGGTGGTGTCCCTCGGCCCCTTCCACCATGGAGACCCCAACCTGCTACCCATGGAGGAGCACAAGCGCCGGGCGCTGCGCCACCTGCTCCGCCGCGCCAGGCGGCCGCTCGACGACTTCGTGGCCGCCGTCGAGGACGACGCGGAGCAGCTGGAGAGCGCGTACATGGACCTCGGCGTCGAGTGGCGCGCCGGCATCGGCAGCGGGGGCAGGGAGCGGTTCCTGGAGATGATGATCGTTGACGGCTGCTTCCTGCTCGAGGTGATGAGGACGGCCGCGGGGAAGAACGTCCACGACTACGCCAGCAACGATCCCATCTTCAGCAGCCACGGGATACTCTACATGGTGCCCTACATCCGCCGAGACATGCTCATGCTCGAGAACCAGCTGCCGCTGCTCGTCCTCCAGAAGCTCAACGCCGTTGAGACTGGAAAGCCTCCG AACGACGACTTCGTCAACAGAATGGTGCTAAGGTTTCTGGCTCCATCTTCCCGGCCACTACAATCAGGCATTGGCCTAGGGCTCCACCCACTGGATGTGTTCCGGCGGAGCATGCTCTATGGCGAATACCAGAAAATCCCCAACTCCCGGGACACGCAGGACAACGACATCATCCGGTCGGCGGTGGAGCTCTACGAAGCTGGTATCGGTTTCAAAACCAGCAAGTCGAGCAGCCTCCACGACATCCGCTTCCGGCACGGCGTGCTAAGCATGCCGACGGTGCCCGTGGACGACTCCACCGAGTACATGTTCCTCAACATGATGGCGTTCGAGCGGCTGCATGTCGGCGCCGGGAACGACGTGACCGCCTACGTCTTCTTCATGGACAACATCATCGACTCCGCCAAGGACGTGGCGCTGCTGAGCTCCAAGGGGATCATCCAGAACGCCGTCGGCAGCGACAAAGCCGTGGCCAAGCTGTTCAACAGCATCTCCAGGGATGTGGTGCTGGAGCAGGACAGCGCGCTCGACGCCGTGCAGCGGCAGGTCAACGGCTACTTCAGGCAGCCGTGGAACATGTGGCGCGCCAACCTCATCCACACCTACTTCAGGAGCCCCTGGGCGTTCCTCTCCCTTGCCGCTGCCGTCTTTCTCCTCGTCATGACAATCATGCAGACCGTCTACACCGTCATGCCGTACTATCGTCCGGCAGATAGCAACCCGCCTTCGGCTCCGTCTCCGATGTGA